The following are encoded in a window of Apteryx mantelli isolate bAptMan1 chromosome 17, bAptMan1.hap1, whole genome shotgun sequence genomic DNA:
- the LIF gene encoding leukemia inhibitory factor, whose amino-acid sequence MKFVPAGVFPFVALLLLHRRLVAGRALLVNSPSTGCPINSLCRSNVHEQTRKQVALLNATAQDLFSLYLKCQGEPFSSETDKLCNPNGVYFPTFRVNRTSEKEVMVAMYKLFAFLNASLGNITRDQEELNPTAKELLDRLHNTTKTTRGLISNLTCLLCKNYNIFQVDVSYGESSKGKSAFKKKQQGCQVLRKYVQVISQAARILLPHLSPA is encoded by the exons GTGTCTTCCCCTTTgtggccctgctcctgctgcaccggAGGCTGGTGGCCGGCCGGGCCTTGCTGGTGAACAGCCCCAGCACTGGCTGCCCCATCAACAGCTTGTGCCGCTCCAACGTCCATGAGCAGACCCGCAAGCAGGTCGCGCTGCTCAACGCCACGGCCCAGGACCTCTTCAGCCTCTAC CTGAAGTGCCAGGGAGAGCCTTTCAGCAGCGAGACAGACAAGCTCTGCAACCCCAATGGCGTCTACTTCCCCACCTTCCGCGTGAACCGGACAAGCGAGAAGGAGGTCATGGTGGCCATGTACAAGCTCTTTGCCTTCCTCAATGCCTCACTGGGGAATATCACGCGGGACCAGGAGGAACTCAACCCCACAGCCAAGGAGCTTCTCGACCGCCTCCACAACACCACCAAGACCACACGGGGCCTCATCTCCAACCTCACCTGCCTGCTCTGCAAGAACTACAACATCTTCCAGGTGGACGTGAGCTATGGAGAGAGCAGCAAGGGCAAGAGTGCCTTcaagaagaagcagcagggctgccAGGTGCTCCGGAAGTACGTGCAGGTCATCTCCCAGGCGGCTCGCATACTCCTACCTCACCTGAGCCCTGCATGA